In Oncorhynchus gorbuscha isolate QuinsamMale2020 ecotype Even-year linkage group LG02, OgorEven_v1.0, whole genome shotgun sequence, a single genomic region encodes these proteins:
- the LOC124007329 gene encoding LRRN4 C-terminal-like protein, translating into MSANKDCPPLLIILLLALLNGSSSFAAPSDVSWTNHTATLPLRPNGDMYDLLQLHSDDYYDMLTDPPSHPPLAPSQGTNPQPCDYDPCRELQPPCAQLASSSGCLCPGVSGPHAAPEAPYLKRLSMDGSGVVVQWCAPFSFVTHYEVVVGALEPLLFGVDQRSGTVMGMGQGAEVCVVAVNYAGVSERQEGSCTMYEPPGDSSVALKAGLIGGALGLLLLLSLAVLLWRHRARRKADARITQATEETL; encoded by the coding sequence ATGTCCGCCAATAAGGATTGTCCACCTCTACTGATAATCCTCTTACTGGCCCTTCTTAATGGCTCCTCCTCCTTTGCCGCACCTTCTGACGTCTCATGGACCAACCACACAGCCACCCTGCCTCTGAGGCCAAACGGAGACATGTACGACCTGTTGCAGCTCCACTCAGATGACTACTATGATATGTTAACTGATCCACCCAGTCACCCCCCACTTGCCCCCTCACAGGGCACCAATCCTCAACCCTGTGACTATGACCCCTGCCGGGAGCTACAGCCTCCCTGTGCCCAGCTGGCATCCTCCAGCGGCTGCCTGTGTCCGGGGGTGAGTGGGCCCCATGCGGCCCCAGAGGCTCCCTACCTGAAGAGACTGTCTATGGACGGCTCAGGAGTTGTGGTTCAGTGGTGTGCACCCTTTTCTTTCGTGACCCATTATGAGGTGGTGGTGGGTGCGCTGGAGCCCTTGCTGTTTGGTGTAGACCAGAGGAGTGGTACTGTGATGGGGATGGGGCAGGGggcagaggtgtgtgtggtggCGGTGAATTATGCAGGAGTCAGTGAGCGTCAGGAGGGGTCCTGTACGATGTACGAGCCCCCCGGGGACAGCAGTGTGGCCCTCAAAGCTGGGCTGATCGGAGGGGCCCTGGGGCTCCTGTTGCTCCTCTCACTGGCTGTCCTGCTCTGGAGGCACAGGGCTCGGAGAAAAGCAGATGCCAGGATCACCCAGGCCACAGAGGAAACACTATGA